A segment of the Zonotrichia albicollis isolate bZonAlb1 chromosome Z, bZonAlb1.hap1, whole genome shotgun sequence genome:
CAGTTCTGTCCGTGAACTGTGAGTCCCCAGCCAAGCGCTATCATTGGCGGGTGCTTCCACAGGGCATGAAGAACAGCCCTGTGATCTGCCAATGGTATGTCGCTTCGCTGCTGTCACCCATCCGTACAGCCCTCGGGGATGCCGTCATTGTTCAccattatatggacgacatcCTCGTGTGTGCGCCCGACCACGGTCTGCTTGCCCATGCCCTTGACCTGACAACCAATGCGTTGGTtgctgcagggttcgagctccagcaggacaaaattcagcggatgccaccttggaagtacctGGGCCTTGAAATTACAAAGCGGACCATTGTTCCGCAAAAATTGGCTATTAGGACAAAAGTCCAGACCCTAACAGATGTCCATCaactgtgtgggtctttgaattgggtgaGACCCTGGCTGGGCATTTCAACCGAAGACCTAGCCCCCCTTTTCAATTTGTTGAAGGGGGGAGAGGGGCTCAGTTCCCCTAGGGCTCTCACCCCAGAGGCGGACGTGGCCTTGGAGAGGGTACAAAAAGCTATTTCGACCAGGCAGGCCCATCGTTACCATCCGggcctgccattcaaatttatagtactgggaaaattgccacacctccatggcaTCATCCATCAGTGGGACGACAGTCCGAAGGACCAAGGCTCAGGAGAGAAGCTCTTAATCGTAGAGTGGGTCTTCCTGAGCCACCATCGGTCCAAAAGAATGACACGGCCACAGGAGTTGGTAGCCGAACTGATCCTCAAGGCGAGATCGAGGATCAGGGAGCTTGCAGGGTGTGATTTCTCATGCATCCATATTCCAATTGAATTGGAATCGGgccaattaaaattaaagacctttgaagaactgctgcaaactaATGAATATCTTCAGTTTGCACTTGACAGCTACACTGGGCGCATCGCAGTAGATCGGCCGGCCCACAAATTATTCAATTCGGACTTCAAATTATCGTTGAAGAAGGTTCAGAGCAGGGAGCCGCTGGATGCTTTGACAGTTTTTACGGACACatctggagcatcccacaagtcagtgatgacttggaaggatcctcaaactcAGCAGTGGGAGTCCGATGTTGCTGTTGTGGAGGGCTCTCCACAGATTGCTGAGTTGGACGCAGTCGTCAGGGCATTCCAGAGATTCCCTGGACCTTTCAATTTGGTCACAGATTCTGCGTATGTTGCAGGTGTAGTGTCCCGAGCTGAGTCCGCAGTTCTTCAAGAGGTCACCAACAAAAGATTATTTGAATTGTTGAATAGGCTCGTCGAGTTGGTCTCCCACCGCGAGCAtccattttatgtgatgcatgtgagatcacacacagaCCTGCCTGGTTTCATTGCAGAAGGCAACCGTCGTGCCGATTCTTTGGCCGCGGCTGCTGTTTCGCAGGCCCCTCTCCCAGATGTGTTCGGTCAGGCTAAGATCAGCCACCAactgttccatcaaaatgcgcctggcctggttcgtcaaTTCAATCTGACGCAAGAGCAGGCCAAGGCGATTgtggccacatgtccccaatgccagcatGACCAAATGCCTACCGTGGCCTCGGGGGTTAACCCCCGAGGGCTGGCAAGCTGTGAGGTGTGGCAGATGGACGTAACACACATCCCATCTTTCGGTCGATTGTGTTAGGTCCATGTCTCAGTCGATACCTTCTCCGGGGCTATCTacgcttctgcccacacaggtgaaAAGGCAGCGGATGTTCAGAAGCATCTGCTTCAAGCATTCGCTgtcttgggcatccctagggcCCTAAAAACAGATAACGGCCCTGCGTACACTTCCAAGGAACTGCGGAGCTTCCTGCAACAATGGGGAATAGTCCATAAAACCGGCATCCCCTATTCCCCGAcaggccaagccatggtggAAAGGGCCCACCAGAGCCTCAAAAAGATCCTGTCCCGACAACAACCGGCAATGAAGGTGGAGACCCCCCACGTCCGGCTGTCAAGAGCTCTGTACACCCTCAATTTTCTAAATTGctcttttgacagccaaaaTCCCCCAGTGGTCCGGCATTTcggcagtcaccagcagctgcagcccaaagcCAGGCCGCCGGTTCTTATAAAGGATCCGGAGACCTGGCGGACGGAGGGCCCCTTTGACCTGGTGACTTGGGGGAGGGGATACGCTTGCGTGTCCACTCCCTCAGGCCCCAAGTGGGTCCCGTCTAAGTGGGTCAGGCCCTTCGTCCCAAAGCAGAGGACCAAGACAGAGGCAGTACCACAGGTCCGGCAAGCATGTTGGCGTCGGCGGAGGAAGCAACACCACCAACCGTCTTCCTTTTCTCCTGAGCTTCCCCCTGTTTCTGAAGAACCCTCtcctccagcttctcctccaccccttgaCCTCTTGCACCATCTTTCCTCCTATTCCCCTCCAGCTCCAAACGTTACCCCTCgtatgttttatttaaattggTTGTTTGGAGAGGAACCATTTCTGTGAATTCCATATACTTTTACGGCtctcttttcatttcagttgCATCTCCCTGAATGGCCCCCGCTTTGACAACGTTGGCTCCCAACCCTTGTCTGATGTTGATGGTGCTGACGACCTGCGGACTCCTTCTGCCACCTACGGAGCCGTGGGTCATTCCCCAGCCAAAAGTCAACGTCTGGCGTGCCTTGGCTCAATCGCTAGGAcaggacagcatctgcctggacaCCGGCGCTGCAGAGGACCCGATGTCGTCCTGCCTTGTGGGGATCCCTTTCTCTCCAGGAGAGTTCCCCCCTGCCTTTCAGTCTGCCCTTTCCCCTATTTTGGCCCGGagccttcctttccttcctggtTTCGAACCCAGTAACGCCTGGAGAGACGGAGTGGCGAGGCTGGATCCTGCGCCCTCCGAGCCCACAGAATTACATTTACTCGGTTCCGCCAATTCTACTATTTGCTTTCAGTTTGATTATACACTTACCCCCATAGAGAAGGGCACTGAGGTGGTCCTGCAAGCAAAAAAAGAATATCAAGCTGACCAGTGGTGTCGGGCCGTTCTGAAGATCGTCGGCCCTACCACCACCAAGCGGACCCCTTATGCCCTTCCAAGGGGGGTGTTTTTGATTTGTGGCGACCGAGCGTGGGCAGGCATCCCCTCTGGTCTGGTCGGAGGGCCGTGCACCTTTGGCCGGCTGACGCTGTTTACCCCCAACGTCACCCAAATTATCGATTGGAAAAAGACCAACATCACATCCGAATTGGCTAGATCcaaaagagatcttaaagatctcacCGAGGAC
Coding sequences within it:
- the LOC141727128 gene encoding uncharacterized protein LOC141727128, producing MAPALTTLAPNPCLMLMVLTTCGLLLPPTEPWVIPQPKVNVWRALAQSLGQDSICLDTGAAEDPMSSCLVGIPFSPGEFPPAFQSALSPILARSLPFLPGFEPSNAWRDGVARLDPAPSEPTELHLLGSANSTICFQFDYTLTPIEKGTEVVLQAKKEYQADQWCRAVLKIVGPTTTKRTPYALPRGVFLICGDRAWAGIPSGLVGGPCTFGRLTLFTPNVTQIIDWKKTNITSELARSKRDLKDLTEDCDDEITHWSHSKSVAFTILLPWVSVAKSLGELGRLECWVAKQANLTSAALYDLLTDEEITRQATLQNRAAIDFLLLLHHHHCEEFEGLCCMNLSSRAEDARHSIKRLQDLVHQVKQETSDWLGDIFKDWGLSGWASSVLESVSKIFLSLIVLLVLFMLIRGLVQKLIARATTMAANHVTIPQEEPFELEDLSSEAEGAADEEGSTEAPQEHLWAGELQLEEGADWQDRPRTSSF